The following proteins are co-located in the Triticum aestivum cultivar Chinese Spring chromosome 1A, IWGSC CS RefSeq v2.1, whole genome shotgun sequence genome:
- the LOC123062928 gene encoding O-methyltransferase ZRP4, with translation MALTVKSTDDQAVLDAEHELWATTFSYIKSMALKSALDLRLADAIHHHGGAATLPQIAARVAVHPSKIPCLRRLMRTLTVSGVFSVVQQQDVVVPAAPVSNGSCNGAVAAEPLYALTPVSRLLVGSWNLVSIITMLLSPNFVTTFLGIGAWFEHALPDPCLFTQAHGEALWTMADHDATFDALINDGMVSDSSFIMDIAMRECGEVFQGIGSLMDVGGGLGAAAQAISRAFPSLECTVMDLDHVVDKAPAGTDVKYVVGDMFESVPPADAVFLKWVLHDWGHEDCVKILKNCKKSIPPRGKGGKVIIIDIVIGAGPSHVKHRELQSMFDLYMMIVDGIERDEQEWKKIFLEAGFSGYKIIPVLGFRSIIEVYP, from the exons ATGGCGCTCACCGTCAAGAGCACCGACGACCAGGCCGTGCTGGACGCCGAGCACGAGCTCTGGGCGACCACATTCTCCTACATCAAGTCCATGGCGCTCAAGTCGGCCCTTGACCTCCGCCTCGCCGACGCCATCCACCACCACGGCGGCGCCGCCACCCTCCCTCAGATAGCCGCCAGGGTCGCGGTGCACCCGTCCAAGATCCCCTGCCTGCGCCGCCTCATGCGCACGCTCACCGTCTCGGGCGTCTTCAGCGTCGTCCAGCAGCAGGACGTCGTCGTTCCTGCTGCCCCCGTGAGCAACGGCAGCTGCAacggcgccgtcgccgccgagcccttgTACGCCCTCACGCCGGTCtcccgcctcctcgtcggctcgtggaacctggtctcgatcatcaccATGCTCCTCAGCCCCAACTTCGTCACCACATTCCTGGGCATCGGCGCGTGGTTCGAGCACGCGCTGCCGGACCCGTGCCTCTTCACGCAGGCGCACGGCGAGGCCCTGTGGACGATGGCGGACCACGACGCCACCTTCGACGCGCTCATCAACGACGGGATGGTCTCGGACAGCAGCTTCATCATGGACATCGCCATGAGGGAGTGCGGCGAGGTCTTCCAGGGGATAGGCTCCCTGATGGACGTCGGGGGCGGCCTCGGCGCGGCGGCCCAGGCCATCTCCAGGGCGTTCCCAAGTCTGGAATGCACCGTGATGGACCTCGACCACGTCGTCGACAAGGCTCCGGCTGGCACCGACGTGAAGTACGTCGTCGGCGACATGTTCGAGAGCGTTCCGCCGGCAGACGCTGTCTTTCTCAAG TGGGTACTACATGACTGGGGACACGAGGACTGTGTCAAGATACTAAAGAACTGCAAGAAATCTATTCCTCCGAGAGGGAAAGGAGGAAAGGTAATAATCATCGACATAGTGATTGGAGCCGGGCCGTCACACGTAAAGCACCGGGAGCTGCAGTCCATGTTCGACCTCTACATGATGATTGTCGATGGCATTGAGCGAGATGAGCAAGAGTGGAAAAAGATCTTCCTCGAAGCTGGGTTTAGTGGCTACAAGATTATACCAGTTCTAGGGTTCAGGTCAATCATCGAGGTCTACCCGTAG